The following are from one region of the Siniperca chuatsi isolate FFG_IHB_CAS linkage group LG13, ASM2008510v1, whole genome shotgun sequence genome:
- the LOC122887437 gene encoding transcriptional repressor p66-alpha-like isoform X1 has product MYEFRLGFSSGGDTQEMSEEAVRQTRSQKRALERDAAPQSIEPSNADNESKKPKLDPSEPTTEAQTKPTPNPVLEQDSQSQAGDGSEHEKEQEQSRLALSLVLPLASQLVKDDQEQTQRQLTVEPSSDTRTDCNDRASRVKTEPAMDTRSRVRLTEPKLSSGMLAAGEVKATIKVEVQTGEQPVDMSTSRGIMKREKRPPSPEDDDVIILSDNDSPSPPMNGLSHFKELDTDLLMRSSPAERERIIKQLKEELRLEEAKLVLLKKLRQSQIQKDTLQKPSGLSGSSAPPPLIRGTSANNKGSQQILTGRSSGTVIPPPLVRGGQQVSSKHGSQIIMPPLVRGAQPISVSPQQIQALRQQQQQQQLAASGGSGSGPPPLLLGPRTSAPAGQRGMVQPGLIRVGSSANMLASPSSLKGSSSGSSGMSVVGMNDSPASRQAAAKLALRKQLEKTLLEIPPPKPPAPEFNFLPSAANNEFIYLVGLEEVVQNLLDTIHRGKTGVALSKPIVRDPFICTQCNTDFTCRWRQDKTKAGAVLCEHCMSSNQKRALKAEHTNRLKAAFVKALQQEQEIEQRIMQQTSSAVSHSSSSSSSSASSSMKVEQLVSQQLKQAQARASSLQHHHQASRGANNLHRHSIKQSSQGQLSHGVSSVGLRGVPHSFSSSSQLQSAVAAAALVSRPGKHAHVSHRSVQSSKVSSSGIGGGRNISGGSASSTAWKKQSNSNTGVTMAYVNPSLTGHKTSATVDARQREYLLDMIPSRSSISQTANTWK; this is encoded by the exons GAGATGTCTGAGGAGGCTGTCCGCCAGACACGCAGCCAGAAGAGGGCGCTGGAGAGGGACGCAGCTCCCCAGTCTATAGAACCCTCCAATGCTGACAATGAAAGCAAAAAGCCTAAATTGGACCCGTCTGAACCCACAACTGAGGCACAAACTAAACCTACACCCAACCCTGTACTGGAACAGGACAGTCAAAGCCAGGCTGGGGATGGATCGGAGCACGAGAAAGAGCAAGAGCAGAGCCGGTTGGCATTATCTTTAGTGTTACCTTTGGCCTCTCAGCTGGTGAAGGATGATCAGGAGCAGACCCAGAGACAACTGACGGTTGAACCCAGCTCAGACACTCGGACTGACTGCAATGACAGAGCCAGCAGGGTGAAGACAGAGCCAGCTATGGATACAAGGAGTCGGGTACGACTGACGGAGCCGAAGCTGTCCAGTGGTATGCTGGCTGCAGGCGAGGTGAAGGCCACCATTAAAGTGGAAGTTCAGACAGGAGAGCAGCCCGTGGACATGAGCACCTCCAGAGG CATTATGAAAAGGGAGAAGCGCCCTCCGTCCCCTGAAGATGACGATGTCATCATCTTGTCAGATAATGACTCCCCCAGTCCACCAATGAATGGCTTGAGCCACTTCAAGGAGCTGGACACAGACCTGCTTATG AGGAGCAGTCCAGCGGAGAGGGAGCGCATCATTAAGCAGCTGAAGGAGGAGCTAAGACTGGAGGAGGCCAAGCTGGTGCTGCTGAAGAAACTTCGTCAGAGCCAGATACAGAAGGACACTCTCCAGAAG ccCTCCGGTCTGTCCggctcctctgctcctcctcctctaatCCGAGGAACAAGTGCAAACAATAAAGGCTCTCAGCAG ATTTTGACGGGCAGGAGTTCAGGTACGGTCATCCCTCCGCCGCTGGTGAGAGGAGGGCAGCAGGTGTCGTCCAAACATGGCTCCCAGATCATAATGCCGCCTCTGGTCAGAGGGGCGCAG CCCATCTCTGTATCTCCACAGCAGATCCAGGCTCTccgccagcagcagcagcagcagcagttggcTGCCTCTGGAGGCTCAGGCTCGGGACCCCCTCCTCTGCTCTTGGGCCCCAGGACCTCAGCCCCTGCAGGCCAGAGAGGCATGGTCCAGCCAGGCCTCATCAGAGTTGGCAGtagtgctaacatgctg GCCTCGCCATCCAGTTTGAAGGGCTCTTCCTCAGGAAGCAGCGGCATGTCTGTGGTTGGCATGAATGACTCTCCAGCCAGCCGCCAAGCTGCAGCTAAACTAGCCCTGCGGAAACAACTGGAGAAGACCCTCCTGGAGATTCCCCCACCCAAGCCCCCCGCCCCAGAGTTTAACTTCCTGCCCTCTGCAGCCAATAATGAGTTCATCTACCTGGTGGGACTGGAAGAAGTGGTACAGAATCTGCTGGATACCATCCACAGAG GAAAGACAGGCGTAGCACTGTCCAAGCCCATTGTCAGAGACCCCTTCATTTGCACCCAGTGCAACACTGATTTCACCTGCCGCTGGAGGCAGGACAAGACAAAAGCCGGGGCAGTTCTCTGTGAACACTGCATGTCATCCAATCAGAAAAGGGCTTTGAAAGCTGAGCATACCAATAGGCTGAAAGCTGCATTTGTCAAAGCACTGCAACAAGAGCAGGAAATAGAGCAGCGTATTATGCAGCAGACGTCCTCAGCAGTCTCCCACAGTAGCTCCTCGTCCTCTTCATCTGCCTCTTCGTCGATGAAAGTAGAGCAGCTGGTGTCTCAGCAGCTGAAGCAGGCTCAGGCCAGAGCATCCTccctccagcaccaccaccagGCCAGCCGAGGAGCCAACAATCTTCACCGTCACTCCATCAAGCAG AGCTCCCAGGGCCAGCTGTCCCATGGTGTCTCATCAGTGGGGTTGAGGGGCGTCCCCcactccttctcctcctcctcccagctgcAGAGCGCAGTGGCGGCTGCAGCTTTGGTCAGCCGGCCAGGTAAGCATGCCCATGTTTCCCACCGCTCTGTCCAGAGCTCAAAGGTGAGCAGCAGTGGAATCGGCGGCGGCAGGAATATCAGCGGAGGTAGTGCCTCATCCACTGCATGGAAGAAGCAGAGCAACAGCAATACAG GAGTCACTATGGCCTATGTGAACCCCAGCCTGACAGGTCACAAGACGTCAGCCACCGTCGACGCTCGTCAGAGGGAGTACCTGCTGGACATGATCCCCTCTCGCTCGTCGATCTCGCAGACTGCAAACACATGGAAATAA
- the LOC122887437 gene encoding transcriptional repressor p66 alpha-like isoform X6, producing the protein MYEFRLGFSSGGDTQEMSEEAVRQTRSQKRALERDAAPQSIEPSNADNESKKPKLDPSEPTTEAQTKPTPNPVLEQDSQSQAGDGSEHEKEQEQSRLALSLVLPLASQLVKDDQEQTQRQLTVEPSSDTRTDCNDRASRVKTEPAMDTRSRVRLTEPKLSSGMLAAGEVKATIKVEVQTGEQPVDMSTSRGIMKREKRPPSPEDDDVIILSDNDSPSPPMNGLSHFKELDTDLLMRSSPAERERIIKQLKEELRLEEAKLVLLKKLRQSQIQKDTLQKPSGLSGSSAPPPLIRGTSANNKGSQQILTGRSSGTVIPPPLVRGGQQVSSKHGSQIIMPPLVRGAQPISVSPQQIQALRQQQQQQQLAASGGSGSGPPPLLLGPRTSAPAGQRGMVQPGLIRVGSSANMLASPSSLKGSSSGSSGMSVVGMNDSPASRQAAAKLALRKQLEKTLLEIPPPKPPAPEFNFLPSAANNEFIYLVGLEEVVQNLLDTIHRGKTGVALSKPIVRDPFICTQCNTDFTCRWRQDKTKAGAVLCEHCMSSNQKRALKAEHTNRLKAAFVKALQQEQEIEQRIMQQTSSAVSHSSSSSSSSASSSMKVEQLVSQQLKQAQARASSLQHHHQASRGANNLHRHSIKQSSQGQLSHGVSSVGLRGVPHSFSSSSQLQSAVAAAALVSRPGVTMAYVNPSLTGHKTSATVDARQREYLLDMIPSRSSISQTANTWK; encoded by the exons GAGATGTCTGAGGAGGCTGTCCGCCAGACACGCAGCCAGAAGAGGGCGCTGGAGAGGGACGCAGCTCCCCAGTCTATAGAACCCTCCAATGCTGACAATGAAAGCAAAAAGCCTAAATTGGACCCGTCTGAACCCACAACTGAGGCACAAACTAAACCTACACCCAACCCTGTACTGGAACAGGACAGTCAAAGCCAGGCTGGGGATGGATCGGAGCACGAGAAAGAGCAAGAGCAGAGCCGGTTGGCATTATCTTTAGTGTTACCTTTGGCCTCTCAGCTGGTGAAGGATGATCAGGAGCAGACCCAGAGACAACTGACGGTTGAACCCAGCTCAGACACTCGGACTGACTGCAATGACAGAGCCAGCAGGGTGAAGACAGAGCCAGCTATGGATACAAGGAGTCGGGTACGACTGACGGAGCCGAAGCTGTCCAGTGGTATGCTGGCTGCAGGCGAGGTGAAGGCCACCATTAAAGTGGAAGTTCAGACAGGAGAGCAGCCCGTGGACATGAGCACCTCCAGAGG CATTATGAAAAGGGAGAAGCGCCCTCCGTCCCCTGAAGATGACGATGTCATCATCTTGTCAGATAATGACTCCCCCAGTCCACCAATGAATGGCTTGAGCCACTTCAAGGAGCTGGACACAGACCTGCTTATG AGGAGCAGTCCAGCGGAGAGGGAGCGCATCATTAAGCAGCTGAAGGAGGAGCTAAGACTGGAGGAGGCCAAGCTGGTGCTGCTGAAGAAACTTCGTCAGAGCCAGATACAGAAGGACACTCTCCAGAAG ccCTCCGGTCTGTCCggctcctctgctcctcctcctctaatCCGAGGAACAAGTGCAAACAATAAAGGCTCTCAGCAG ATTTTGACGGGCAGGAGTTCAGGTACGGTCATCCCTCCGCCGCTGGTGAGAGGAGGGCAGCAGGTGTCGTCCAAACATGGCTCCCAGATCATAATGCCGCCTCTGGTCAGAGGGGCGCAG CCCATCTCTGTATCTCCACAGCAGATCCAGGCTCTccgccagcagcagcagcagcagcagttggcTGCCTCTGGAGGCTCAGGCTCGGGACCCCCTCCTCTGCTCTTGGGCCCCAGGACCTCAGCCCCTGCAGGCCAGAGAGGCATGGTCCAGCCAGGCCTCATCAGAGTTGGCAGtagtgctaacatgctg GCCTCGCCATCCAGTTTGAAGGGCTCTTCCTCAGGAAGCAGCGGCATGTCTGTGGTTGGCATGAATGACTCTCCAGCCAGCCGCCAAGCTGCAGCTAAACTAGCCCTGCGGAAACAACTGGAGAAGACCCTCCTGGAGATTCCCCCACCCAAGCCCCCCGCCCCAGAGTTTAACTTCCTGCCCTCTGCAGCCAATAATGAGTTCATCTACCTGGTGGGACTGGAAGAAGTGGTACAGAATCTGCTGGATACCATCCACAGAG GAAAGACAGGCGTAGCACTGTCCAAGCCCATTGTCAGAGACCCCTTCATTTGCACCCAGTGCAACACTGATTTCACCTGCCGCTGGAGGCAGGACAAGACAAAAGCCGGGGCAGTTCTCTGTGAACACTGCATGTCATCCAATCAGAAAAGGGCTTTGAAAGCTGAGCATACCAATAGGCTGAAAGCTGCATTTGTCAAAGCACTGCAACAAGAGCAGGAAATAGAGCAGCGTATTATGCAGCAGACGTCCTCAGCAGTCTCCCACAGTAGCTCCTCGTCCTCTTCATCTGCCTCTTCGTCGATGAAAGTAGAGCAGCTGGTGTCTCAGCAGCTGAAGCAGGCTCAGGCCAGAGCATCCTccctccagcaccaccaccagGCCAGCCGAGGAGCCAACAATCTTCACCGTCACTCCATCAAGCAG AGCTCCCAGGGCCAGCTGTCCCATGGTGTCTCATCAGTGGGGTTGAGGGGCGTCCCCcactccttctcctcctcctcccagctgcAGAGCGCAGTGGCGGCTGCAGCTTTGGTCAGCCGGCCAG GAGTCACTATGGCCTATGTGAACCCCAGCCTGACAGGTCACAAGACGTCAGCCACCGTCGACGCTCGTCAGAGGGAGTACCTGCTGGACATGATCCCCTCTCGCTCGTCGATCTCGCAGACTGCAAACACATGGAAATAA
- the LOC122887437 gene encoding transcriptional repressor p66-alpha-like isoform X5, with product MSEEAVRQTRSQKRALERDAAPQSIEPSNADNESKKPKLDPSEPTTEAQTKPTPNPVLEQDSQSQAGDGSEHEKEQEQSRLALSLVLPLASQLVKDDQEQTQRQLTVEPSSDTRTDCNDRASRVKTEPAMDTRSRVRLTEPKLSSGMLAAGEVKATIKVEVQTGEQPVDMSTSRGIMKREKRPPSPEDDDVIILSDNDSPSPPMNGLSHFKELDTDLLMRSSPAERERIIKQLKEELRLEEAKLVLLKKLRQSQIQKDTLQKPSGLSGSSAPPPLIRGTSANNKGSQQILTGRSSGTVIPPPLVRGGQQVSSKHGSQIIMPPLVRGAQPISVSPQQIQALRQQQQQQQLAASGGSGSGPPPLLLGPRTSAPAGQRGMVQPGLIRVGSSANMLASPSSLKGSSSGSSGMSVVGMNDSPASRQAAAKLALRKQLEKTLLEIPPPKPPAPEFNFLPSAANNEFIYLVGLEEVVQNLLDTIHRGKTGVALSKPIVRDPFICTQCNTDFTCRWRQDKTKAGAVLCEHCMSSNQKRALKAEHTNRLKAAFVKALQQEQEIEQRIMQQTSSAVSHSSSSSSSSASSSMKVEQLVSQQLKQAQARASSLQHHHQASRGANNLHRHSIKQSSQGQLSHGVSSVGLRGVPHSFSSSSQLQSAVAAAALVSRPGKHAHVSHRSVQSSKVSSSGIGGGRNISGGSASSTAWKKQSNSNTGVTMAYVNPSLTGHKTSATVDARQREYLLDMIPSRSSISQTANTWK from the exons ATGTCTGAGGAGGCTGTCCGCCAGACACGCAGCCAGAAGAGGGCGCTGGAGAGGGACGCAGCTCCCCAGTCTATAGAACCCTCCAATGCTGACAATGAAAGCAAAAAGCCTAAATTGGACCCGTCTGAACCCACAACTGAGGCACAAACTAAACCTACACCCAACCCTGTACTGGAACAGGACAGTCAAAGCCAGGCTGGGGATGGATCGGAGCACGAGAAAGAGCAAGAGCAGAGCCGGTTGGCATTATCTTTAGTGTTACCTTTGGCCTCTCAGCTGGTGAAGGATGATCAGGAGCAGACCCAGAGACAACTGACGGTTGAACCCAGCTCAGACACTCGGACTGACTGCAATGACAGAGCCAGCAGGGTGAAGACAGAGCCAGCTATGGATACAAGGAGTCGGGTACGACTGACGGAGCCGAAGCTGTCCAGTGGTATGCTGGCTGCAGGCGAGGTGAAGGCCACCATTAAAGTGGAAGTTCAGACAGGAGAGCAGCCCGTGGACATGAGCACCTCCAGAGG CATTATGAAAAGGGAGAAGCGCCCTCCGTCCCCTGAAGATGACGATGTCATCATCTTGTCAGATAATGACTCCCCCAGTCCACCAATGAATGGCTTGAGCCACTTCAAGGAGCTGGACACAGACCTGCTTATG AGGAGCAGTCCAGCGGAGAGGGAGCGCATCATTAAGCAGCTGAAGGAGGAGCTAAGACTGGAGGAGGCCAAGCTGGTGCTGCTGAAGAAACTTCGTCAGAGCCAGATACAGAAGGACACTCTCCAGAAG ccCTCCGGTCTGTCCggctcctctgctcctcctcctctaatCCGAGGAACAAGTGCAAACAATAAAGGCTCTCAGCAG ATTTTGACGGGCAGGAGTTCAGGTACGGTCATCCCTCCGCCGCTGGTGAGAGGAGGGCAGCAGGTGTCGTCCAAACATGGCTCCCAGATCATAATGCCGCCTCTGGTCAGAGGGGCGCAG CCCATCTCTGTATCTCCACAGCAGATCCAGGCTCTccgccagcagcagcagcagcagcagttggcTGCCTCTGGAGGCTCAGGCTCGGGACCCCCTCCTCTGCTCTTGGGCCCCAGGACCTCAGCCCCTGCAGGCCAGAGAGGCATGGTCCAGCCAGGCCTCATCAGAGTTGGCAGtagtgctaacatgctg GCCTCGCCATCCAGTTTGAAGGGCTCTTCCTCAGGAAGCAGCGGCATGTCTGTGGTTGGCATGAATGACTCTCCAGCCAGCCGCCAAGCTGCAGCTAAACTAGCCCTGCGGAAACAACTGGAGAAGACCCTCCTGGAGATTCCCCCACCCAAGCCCCCCGCCCCAGAGTTTAACTTCCTGCCCTCTGCAGCCAATAATGAGTTCATCTACCTGGTGGGACTGGAAGAAGTGGTACAGAATCTGCTGGATACCATCCACAGAG GAAAGACAGGCGTAGCACTGTCCAAGCCCATTGTCAGAGACCCCTTCATTTGCACCCAGTGCAACACTGATTTCACCTGCCGCTGGAGGCAGGACAAGACAAAAGCCGGGGCAGTTCTCTGTGAACACTGCATGTCATCCAATCAGAAAAGGGCTTTGAAAGCTGAGCATACCAATAGGCTGAAAGCTGCATTTGTCAAAGCACTGCAACAAGAGCAGGAAATAGAGCAGCGTATTATGCAGCAGACGTCCTCAGCAGTCTCCCACAGTAGCTCCTCGTCCTCTTCATCTGCCTCTTCGTCGATGAAAGTAGAGCAGCTGGTGTCTCAGCAGCTGAAGCAGGCTCAGGCCAGAGCATCCTccctccagcaccaccaccagGCCAGCCGAGGAGCCAACAATCTTCACCGTCACTCCATCAAGCAG AGCTCCCAGGGCCAGCTGTCCCATGGTGTCTCATCAGTGGGGTTGAGGGGCGTCCCCcactccttctcctcctcctcccagctgcAGAGCGCAGTGGCGGCTGCAGCTTTGGTCAGCCGGCCAGGTAAGCATGCCCATGTTTCCCACCGCTCTGTCCAGAGCTCAAAGGTGAGCAGCAGTGGAATCGGCGGCGGCAGGAATATCAGCGGAGGTAGTGCCTCATCCACTGCATGGAAGAAGCAGAGCAACAGCAATACAG GAGTCACTATGGCCTATGTGAACCCCAGCCTGACAGGTCACAAGACGTCAGCCACCGTCGACGCTCGTCAGAGGGAGTACCTGCTGGACATGATCCCCTCTCGCTCGTCGATCTCGCAGACTGCAAACACATGGAAATAA